CTACGCGGGCGGCCGCGACGAGGCGAGCGTGCTGAAGGCGCTCCTCGCCCCCGGGCTCGGGGTCAGCGCGGACGACGTCCCCGACCTCGGCGTGCTGCTCGTCGGCCCGATGGCCCGCGGCGCGGAGGTGAGCCTGCGATGAGTCCCGTGCTCGACCGGCGCACGTCCGGCGACCTCGTCAAGCTGCTCGTCTTCGTGCTCGTCACCTCGCTCGCCACCGGCGTGCTGGTGGTCACGATCGGCAACCTGGGCTTCGGGTCGTCGCGGGAGTACCGCGCCGAGTTCACCGACGCCACCGGCGTCACGAAGGGCGACGACGTGCGCGTCGCCGGCGTCCGCGTCGGCACGGTCGGCGACGTCGAGATCGTCGACCGGTCGCGGGCGCTGGTCACCTTCGACGTCGACGAGGGCACCCAGGTCAACGGCGGCACGTTCGCGTCGATCCGCTACCGCAACCTCGTCGGCCAGCGCTACATCTCGCTCACCCAGGAGGTCGGCGACACCGCCCGGCTCCCCGCCGGGTCGACCATCCCGCTCTCGCGGACCCGTCCGGCGCTCGACCTCACCGTGCTCTTCAACGGCTTCAAGCCGCTCTTCCAGGCTCTCTCGCCCGAGGACGTCAACCAGCTCTCCTTCGAGCTGATCCAGGTCTTCCAGGGCGAGGGCGGCACCCTCGAGGGGCTGCTGGCCCACACGGCGTCGGTCACCTCGACCCTCGCCGACCGCGACCAGGTGATCGGTGACCTCATCGACAACCTGTCGCTCGTCCTCGACCACGTCGCCGACCGCGACCAGCAGCTGACCCGCCTGATCCAGTCGTTCCGGACCCTCGTGGGCGGGCTCAAGCGCGACCGCAACGCCATCCTCGGCTCCCTCGAGGACGTCTCGGCGCTCTCGGTGGAGACCGCCTCGCTGGTCGACGGGATCCGCGAGCCGCTGGTCCGCGACATCGAGCAGCTCCGGGCCGTCGCCGGCAACATCGACGAGAACAAGGCCGAGCTCGACCGGGCGCTGCAGGTCCTGCCGATCAAGCTCAACAAGATCGGCCGCACGGCGATCTACGGCTCGTTCTTCAACTTCTACCTGTGCGAGTTCCAGGGCCGGGTCAACCTGCCCGCCGGCGTCTCGCTGCCGGTGAAGTACCAGACCGGCTCCGACAGGTGTGATCTCGGATGACGGAGATGAAGCCCTTCCGCGAGCGCAACCCCGTCGTCGTCGGCGCGGTCAGCCTCGTCGTGCTCGTCCTGGTCGTGGTGGCCGCGCTGCGCGCCGACGACCTCCCGGTGATCGGAGGCGGCGAGACCTACCACGCGCTGTTCACCGAGGCCGGCGGCCTGCAGGTCGACGACGAGGTCCGCATCGCGGGGGTGAGGGTCGGCAAGGTCGACGACATCGCGCTCGACGGCGACCGGGTGCGGGTGACGTTCAAGGTCCAGGACGCCGCCGCGTTCGGCACCGACACCGGGGCGGCGATCAAGGTGAAGACCGTCCTCGGGTCGATGTTCCTCGCCCTCGAGCCGGCCGGTGGCGGCCAGCTCGCCGAGGGCGCGACCATCCCGGCCGAGCGCACCTCGTCGCCGTTCGACGTCGTCGACGCCTTCGAGGGCCTCGCCTCCACCTCGGAGAAGATCGACACCGACCAGCTCGCCGAGTCGCTGACCACGCTGGCCGACCTGACCCGCAACACCCCGGAGGAGTTCCGCGGCGCCCTCGGCGGGCTGAGCCGGCTGTCGGCCAACGTCGCCGCCAAGGACGCGCAGCTCAACACGCTCCTGCAGAACCTGCAGCGCGTCTCGACGGTCCTCGACGAGCGCGACCAGGACATCATCGCGCTGATGAAGGACAGCGACGTGCTGTTCCGCGCGCTCGTCGCCCGCCGCGACGCGGTCCACGAGCTGCTGGTGTCGAGCACCCGGCTCTCCCGCGAGCTCACGACGCTGGTCCGCCAGTCCCGCGCCGACCTCGCGCCCGCCCTCGCGCACCTGGAGAACGTCGTCGCCGTGCTCAACAAGAACGAGGACAACATCGACAGCAGCCTGCGGCTGATGGCGCCGTTCTACCGCGTCTTCGCCAACACGCTCGGCACCGGTCCGTGGTTCGACACCTGGATCTCCAACTTCCCTCCCGTCCCGCAGGTGGGCTGACCATGGACCTCGTCAGGCGTCTCCTCGTCCCCCTCGTCGTCCTCGGCTTCGTGGTCGCGTCGGCCGTCAGCTTCCTCGGCGGCGAGACCCCCCGGACCGTCGTCGCGCACTTCCCGCGCGCCATCTCCGTCTACGAGGGCAGCGACGTGCGCGTGCTCGGCGTCCCCGTCGGCACGGTGACCCGCGTGGAGCCGACCGGCACCGACGTCACCGTCACGATGACCTACGACGAGGACGTACGCCTGCCGGCCGACGCCCGTGCGGTCATCGTCGCGCCGTCGGTGGTGGGCGACCGCTACGTCCAGCTCACCCCGGCCTACGGCGGCTCCGGGAAGGTGCTCGCCGACGGCGCCGAGCTGTCCGTGGAGGAGACCGCGCAGCCCCTCGAGCTCGACCAGATCTACGACAGCCTCGACCGGCTCAACGTCGCCCTCGGCCCCCGGGGCGCCAACAAGTCCGGTGCGCTCTCCGACCTGCTGTCCGTCACCGCCGACAACTTCGGCGGCCAGGGGACGACCTTCCGCCAGACCCTGTCGGACTTCTCGCGGCTGACCTCCACGCTGTCGAACAACAAGGAGGAGCTGTTCGGGTCGGTGCGGGCGCTGGAGGGCTTCATGCAGACCCTCGCCGACAACGACCAGACGGTGCGCCGGTTCAACCAGTCGCTCGCGGACGTCTCGACGATGCTCGACGGCGAGCGCCAGGAGCTGGTGGCCGCCGTCCGCAACCTGTCGGTGGCGCTCACCGAGGTCAAGGGGTTCGTCGAGGAGAACAAGGACTCGCTGACGCGCAACATCTCCGGGCTCAACCGGGTCTCGAAGGTGCTGGTGCGCCAGCGCGCCGCCCTCGACGAGATCCTCCACGTCGCCCCCGGTGCGCTCAACAACCTGGCCCTGACCTACAACCCGCAGGCCGGCACGCTCGACCAGCGGGCCAACTTCGGCGAGTCGCTCAACCAGCTCAACGCCGACCCCGCCGCGTTCCTGTGCGGCTTCGTCGGGCAGGTCGACCGGTCCGAGCAGGCGTGCGACGCGATCACCCGGCTGCTCGACCGCAGCCGTCCGGGTGCCCTGTCCGGGTCGGGGCGGATCGCGGCGCAGGACGTCTTCGACCCGACCCTCGGCGGACTGGTGGAGGTGCAGCGATGAGGCGGTTGCGACGACTCGGCGCCCTCGCGGTCGGCGTGGCCCTGGCGACGGTGCTCGCGGGCTGCGACGCCAGCGTCTACGGCCTGCCGCTGCCCGGCGGCCCCGACGTGGGCGACGACCCGATGACGATCGAGGTGGAGTTCGCCGACGTCCTCGACCTGGTCCCGCAGTCGACGGTCAAGGTCAACGACGTCAGCGTCGGCCGGGTCAGCGAGATCGACCTCGAGGGCTACCAGGCGCTCGTCACCCTCGAGCTGCGGCGCGACGTCGACCTCCCCGACAACGCGGTCGCCGAGCTGCGCCAGACCAGCCTGCTGGGGGAGAAGTTCGTCGAGCTCAGCGCGCCCGAGCAGGGGGCGAGCAGCAACCGGCTCGCGGACGGCGACGTCATCGAGATCGACCGGTCCGGGCGCAACCCCGAGGTCGAGGAGGTCCTCGGTGCGCTCAGCCTGCTGCTCAACGGCGGCGGCGTGGCCCAGCTCAAGACCATCACCCAGGAGCTCAACACCGCGCTCGAGGGCCGCGAGGACTCCGCCCGGTCGGTGCTGCGCCAGCTGCGCACGTTCACCGGCCAGCTCGACGAGAACAAGGCCGACATCGTCGACGCGATCGAGCAGCTCAACCGGCTCGCCATCGCAGCGGAGAAGCAGCTGCCCACCATCGACAAGGCGCTCGACGAGCTGCCCAGCGCGCTCGACTCCATCGACCGGCAGCGTGACGACCTCGTCGAGATGCTGGGCGCGCTCGACCGGCTCTCGTCGGTGGCGGTCGACGTGATCGCCCGGTCCAAGGGCGCGACCATCACCTCCCTCGAGCGCCTCGACCCCGTCCTGACCCAGCTGGCCGCGTCGGGCGACGACTTCACCAACGCCTTCAACGTCTTCCTCACCTACCCCTTCGTCGACGAGGTCGTCGGCCGCGACCCGCAGGTCGCGCGCAACCTGCACATGGGCGACTACACCAACCTGTCGATCACCCTCGACGTCGACCTGACCACGATCCCCACGACGATCCCGACGACGCTGCCGACCGAGGCCTGCATCCCGCTCAGCCAGCTCCCGCAGGACGGCCCGCTGCCCGACACCAGCAAGCTCTGCCAGGACGCGCTCGACGCGATCAACAGGTGCCTCGAGGGACTGCGCAAGGGCGATCCCAGCGCCTGCCTCGGCCTGCCCGGGTCGGTGATCGAGGTGGTGTGCCAGCAGTACCCGGTGCCGGGGCTGTGCAGCACCGGCGGCACGCCGACGCCACTGCCGACGCTGCCCACCGAGCTGCCGACCACCCTCCCGACGCTGCCGACCATCTCGCCGCTGCCGACCATCTCCATCCCCGGCCTGCCGCGCCCGGGGACGTACGCCACGTCCCCACCCGATCCACGCCGGGGACCGACGGTCCGCGAGCTCACCGAGAGCTACGACCCCGCGCTCGTGAGCCTGCTGGTCCCGGGGCTGGTGACGCGATGATCACCCGTCGCACCAAGGTGCAGCTGCTCGTCTTCGCGCTGATCACGCTGGTCGGGGTGAGCTTCGTCGGGGCCCGCTACGCCCGCCTCGACCGGCTGCTGGTCGACCAGGACTACTCCGTCGTCGCCCACTTCGCCGACTCCGGCGGCGCGTTCGCCGGGGCGGAGGTGTCCTACCGCGGCGTCCGGGTCGGTGAGGTCGACCGGCTCGAGCTCACCGACGACGGGGTCGACCTCGTCCTCGACATCGACGACGAGTTCGCGGACATCCCGGCCGACGCGCACGCCCTGGTCGGCAACCGCTCCGCGGTGGGGGAGCAGTACGTCGAGCTCCAGCCGCAGAGCGACCGGGGCCCGTACCTCCGCGACGGCTCCGAGATCGCCCGCGACCGCACGGCGACGCCGATCCAGACCGACACGCTGCTCACCCACCTCGACGAGACCGTGCGCAGCGTCGACCAGGAGGACCTCCGCACCGTCACCACCGAGCTCGGCCTCGCGCTCGGGGGTGCCGGCCAGGACCTGCAGACCATCATCGACAGCAGCAACGCGTTCATCGCCGCGGCCGACGAGAACTTCGGCGTCACCGTCGACCTGATCCGCGACAGCAACACGGTGCTGCAGGGCCAGGTCGACTCCGAGGGGGCCTTCCGCCGGTTCGCCCGCGACCTGTCCAGCTTCACCACGACCGTCGCCGGGCGCGACCAGGACCTGCGCGACCTCATCGACGACGGGTCGGCCAGCGCCAACGAGCTGCGCACCTTCCTCGAGGCCAACGAGGTCGACCTCGGCGAGCTGATCAACAACCTGGTCACCACCGGCGAGGTCGTCGTCAAGCACCTCGACGGCATCGAGCAGCTGCTCGTCATCTACCCCTACGTCGTCGAGGGCGGCTTCACCGTCGTCTCGAAGTCGCCCGGCTCGGGGCTCTACGACGCCCACTTCGGGCTGGTGCTCCAGCCGAACCCCCCGGTGTGCCTGGAGGGCTACGAGGGCACCGACCGGCGCTCGCCGCTCGACGGCAGCAACGCCCCGATGAACGAGCGGGCCGGCTGCACCGCGGCACCGACCACCAACTCCCGCGGCGCGCAGAACATCCAGTCGCCGCGGCCGGCCACGGGCTGGGGGCCGGCCGACCTGGCCGTCGACCCGGACTCGGGACGGATGACCACCGACCCGGCGGCGATCCGGCGCCTGACCGGCTCGCGGGTCCCGGCGCCGAGCACCCTGGGCAGCGACACCTGGAAGTGGCTCTACCTCGAGCCGCTCACCGGCGAGGGCGTGACCCCGGGCGCGGGTCGTCGTTGATCCTGTCGGGCCCCTGGGAGAGGGCCCGGACGTCCCGAGGGAGGGAACACCCATGTCACTGACGACCGAGAGGGCCGCGCGCGACGACGTCGCGACGTCCGACCCCGTCCCCGCAGCCGAGGGCCGCCGCCGACCGCGCGGCCGGACCGTGCTCGCCGCCGTCCTCGCGCTGGTGGTCGCGGCCGCGGTCGCGGTGCTGGTCCAGCTCGCCGTGGCCGGCCGCGGCTCCGCGGACGGCGGGCTCGAGCTGCCCCAGGAGCGCGAGCAGGTGATGAGCCTGACCAGCCAGTTCGTGAAGCGGCTCGGCACCTACAGCCCCGACATGGTCGACGACTCCGGGCAGATGCCGGCCTACCGCGAGCAGGTCCGCGAGGTGATCACGCCGAAGTTCGCGGCCGACTTCGACAAGGAGGTCACCACCGCCGAGCAGCTCGTCGCCCGGGGTGGGATCACCCGCAGCGCCGACGTCTTCGCCACCGCCGTCTCCTCCATCGACGACGACTCCGCCCGGGTGCTGGTCGCCGGGGCGTTCACCGACAGCTACACCCGGGGCGAGGGCGAGAAGGCCCGCACCGTCGACCAGGAGCCGCTGCCGTTCCGGTTCACCGTCGACCTCGTGCGCAGCGAGGGGGAGTGGCTGGTCGACGACTTCACGCCGGTCAGCAGCCCCTCCGACGAGGCCGGCGCGAGCGAGGGGAGCACGCCGTGAGCGACGCACCCACCTGGTACGACCTCCTCGACGTCCCCCGCGACGCGTCCGCAGACGCGGTCCGCGCGGCCTGGAAGGAGCGGACGGCCGACCTCGAGCCCGGTGACCGGCGCTTCGACACGCTCAACCGGGCCGCCCGGGTCCTGCTCGACCCCGCCGCGCGGTCGGCGTACGACGCCTCCCTGCCGGCCGACGAGGCCGAGGAGGGCGCCCCGGCCCACCCGCTGGTCGAGGAGGGCGCCCTGGCGCCCGTCACGAGACCCCTGGACGACGAGGCCGCGCCTGGACGACCGGGTCTCGTGACGCGACTTCGTCGCTCCCTTCGAGACGGCGCTGGCGCGCCTCCTCAGGACGGCGCCTCGACCGGCGGTGCTTCCTCGACCGGCGGTGCCGGCGTCCCCGGCTGGCTGCTGGCCGGTCTCGGCGTGCTCGCGGCCGTGCTCGTCGCGGCGGCAGCGTGGACGTGGACGCGGGCCGACGGGGGCGAGGGCTCCACCGCGGCGCGCGACGCGCAGGTCGCGGCGGAGCGCGCGGTCGTCCCGGTGCTGTCCTACGACTTCCGCCACCTCGACGAGGACCAGCGCGCCGCCCAGGCCCTGATGACCGGCTCCTACCGCCAGGAGTACGACAAGCTCTTCGCGGTGCTGCGGGAGAACGCCCCGCAGACCCGCACCGCGGTGAGCGCCGAGGTGGTCGCGTCGGGGATCGTGCGGGCCACCGACGACCGGGCGCAGGTGCTGGTCTTCGTCGACCGGCCGACGACCAACAAGCTCGACGCCGAGCCCGTGGTCTACAAGGACCAGGTGACGCTGTCGATGCAGCGCGTCGACGGCGAGTGGCTCGTCGACGACCTGCTCACCTCGCCGGTGCAGGGGTAGTCCCCGGTCCACAGGGGTGGGCCAATCGGCGCGTTCTGCTTGACCACGGGGGCTGCGGCGTTCATAGTCGTGGCCAACGCGTGGAGGTCGTCCCTCGGGAAATCAGCCCCGCGATTGAGTCATGTCCGCAGGTGCGCTATCGTAGTGCTTTGCGCCTGCCCTCAGATGCCCGACGCCTCCCGGAACGGCTGTCGTGGTGGTCGGCCGGCGCCGAGATCACTTGATCATTTGTGAGGACAACTCTTGGCCGCGCGCAGCTCCGCTGGTAACCACCGTCGCACCTCTTTCGCAAAGATCACCGAACCTCTCGAGGTTCCCCCTCTCATCTCGCTCCAGACGAGCAGCTTCGACTGGCTGGTCGGCGGAGAGCGTTGGGAGCAGGAGGTGGCAGCCCGTCGGGCCGCCGGTGAGGACGTCTCCGAGAAGACCGGTCTGCAGGAGATCTTCGAGGAGATCTCCCCGATCGAGGACTTCTCCGAGACGATGATGCTCTCCTTCGACAACCCGGTCTTCCTGGACGAGAAGTACACCGAGGAGGAGTGCAAGGAGAAGGACTTCACCTACTCCCGCCCGCTCTACGTCTCGGCCGAGTTCATGAACCACGAGACCGGTGAGATCAAGGGCCAGACCGTCTTCATGGGCGACTTCCCCATGATGACCCGCAAGGGCACCTTCATCATCAACGGCACCGAGCGCGTCGTGGTCTCCCAGCTGGTCCGCTCGCCGGGCGTCTACTTCGAGTCCACCCCGGACAAGACCTCGGACAAGGACATCTTCACCGCCAAGCTCATCCCGAGCCGTGGCGCGTGGCTGGAGTTCGAGATCGACAAGCGCGACCTGGTCGGCGTGCGCCTGGACCGCAAGCGCAAGCAGAACGTCACCGTGCTGCTCAAGGCGCTCGGCTGGACGACCGAGCAGATCCGCGAGGAGTTCGGCCAGTACGAGTCGATGATGCTGACCCTCGAGAAGGACTCCGTCCGCTACGAGGTCGTCTACGAGGAGCTGCAGAAGAAGGCGCGGGGCGAGGCCCCGACCGCCGAGCAGGTCAACGACGAGGTCACCCGTCTCGCGCTGCTCGACATCTACCGCAAGCTGCGCCCGGGCGAGCCGCCGACGGCCGAGGCCGCGCAGACGCTGCTGAACAACTACTACTTCAACGGCAAGCGCTACGACCTCGCCAAGGTCGGCCGCTACAAGATCAACAAGAAGCTCGGCCTGCACGAGGCGTTCGACCAGCAGACGCTGACCATCGACGACATCGTGGCCGCGATCCGCTACGTCGTGCAGCTGCACGCCGCGGGCGTCCAGGTCGAGTCCCCCGACCTGGTCGACGCCGAGGGCAACGTCGTCGAGGGCCCCGACGGTGCTCCCGTCAAGGTCCAGGCCGACGACATCGACCACTTCGGCAACCGGCGCATGCGCACGGTCGGCGAGCTGATCCAGAACCAGCTCCGCACCGGCCTGGCCCGCATGGAGCGCGTGGTCCGCGAGCGGATGACGACCCAGGACGTCGAGGCCATCACGCCGCAGTCCCTGATCAACATCCGTCCCGTGGTCGCGGCGCTGAAGGAGTTCTTCGGCACCTCGCAGCTCTCGCAGTTCATGGACCAGACCAACCCGATCGCCGGCCTGACGCACAAGCGTCGCCTCTCCGCGCTCGGCCCGGGTGGTCTGTCCCGCGACCGCGCCGGCATGGAGGTCCGTGACGTCCACCCGTCGCACTACGGCCGCATGTGCCCGATCGAGACGCCGGAAGGCCCGAACATCGGCCTGATCGGCTCGCTCGCCTCCTACGGCCGGATCAACCCGTTCGGCTTCGTGGAGACGCCCTACCGCAAGGTCGTCGACGGTGTCGTCACCGACCAGATCGACTACCTCACCGCCGACGACGAGGACCGCTACGTCATCGCCCAGGCCAACGCCCCCCTCGACACGAACATGAAGTTCGTCGAGGAGCGCGTCCTGGTCCGCCAGAAGGACGGCGAGGTCGACGCGATCCTCGCCGGCGAGGTCGACTACATGGACGTCTCGCCGCGCCAGATGGTGTCGGTCGCGACCGCCCTGATCCCGTTCCTCGAGCACGACGACGCCAACCGCGCGCTCATGGGCGCCAACATGCAGCGCCAGGCCGTGCCGCTGATCACCAGCGACAGCCCGCTGGTCGGCACCGGCATGGAGTACCGCGCCGCCGTCGACGCCGGTGACGTGGTCGTCGCCGACGCCGCCGGTGTGGTCAAGGAGGTGTCCGCCGACGCCATCGAGACGATGAACGACGACGGCACCTACCAGACCTACAAGATGGCCAAGTTCCGTCGCTCCAACCAGGGCACCTGCATCAACCAGCGCCCGCTGGTCAAGGCCGGTGACCGCCTCGAGGTCGGCACGCCGATCGCCGACGGTCCCTGCACCGACGACGCCGAGATGGCGCTAGGCACCAACCTGCTCGTCGCCTTCATGCCGTGGCAGGGCCACAACTACGAGGACGCGATCATCCTCAGCCAGCGCCTGGTGCAGGAGGACATCCTCACCTCGATCCACATCGAGGAGCACGAGGTCGACGCCCGCGACACCAAGCTCGGCCCCGAGGAGATCACCCGGGACATCCCGAACGTCTCCGAGGAGGGCCTGGCCGACCTCGACGAGCGCGGCATCATCCGCATCGGCGCCGAGGTCACCACCGGTGACATCCTGGTCGGCAAGGTCACGCCCAAGGGCGAGACCGAGCTCACCCCCGAGGAGCGCCTGCTCCGCGCGATCTTCGGCGAGAAGGCGCGCGAGGTGCGCGACACCTCGATGAAGGTGCCCCACGGCGAGTCCGGCACCGTCATCGGCGTGCGGGTCTTCGACCGCGAGGACGGCGACGACCTGCCTCCGGGCGTCAACCAGCTGGTCCGCGTCTACGTCGCCCAGAAGCGCAAGATCTCGGTCGGTGACAAGCTCGCCGGTCGTCACGGCAACAAGGGCGTCATCGCCAAGATCCTGCCGGTCGAGGACATGCCGTTCATGGAGGACGGCACGCCGGTCGACGTCGTGCTCAACCCGCTGGGTGTGCCGCGCCGTATGAACATCGGCCAGATCCTCGAGCTCCACCTGGGCTGGCTCGCCAAGCAGGGCTGGGACCTCAACCTGTCCGGCGAGGCCGGCGAGTCCGAGTGGAAGCAGCGCCTCATCTCCATCGGCGCCGACAAGGCCGACCCGAACACCAAGGTCGCGACCCCGGTCTTCGACGGTGCGCGCGAGGACGAGATCACCGGCCTGCTCGGCTCGACCCTGCCGAACCGCGACGGTGAGCGGATGGTCAAGGAGGACGGCAAGGCCAACCTCTTCGACGGTCGCTCCGGCGAGCCGTTCCCGGAGCCGGTGGCCGTGGGCTACATGTACATCCTCAAGCTGCACCACCTCGTCGACGACAAGATCCACGCGCGCTCTACCGGCCCCTACTCGATGATCACGCAGCAGCCCCTGGGCGGTAAGGCCCAGTTCGGTGGCCAGCGGTTCGGCGAGATGGAGGTCTGGGCGATGGAGGCGTACGGCGCCGCCTACGCCCTGCAGGAGCTGCTCACGATCAAGTCGGACGACGTCCCGGGCCGCGTGAAGGTCTACGAGGCGATCGTCAAGGGCGAGAACATCCCCGACTCGGGCATCCCGGAGTCGTTCAAGGTGCTCGTCAAGGAGATGCAGTCGCTCTGCCTCAACGTGGAGGTGCTGTCGCAGGACGGCTCCACCATCGAGATGAAGGACGCCGAGGAAGACGTCTTCCGCGCGGCCGAGGAGCTCGGCATCGACCTCTCCCGCCGCGAGCCCAGCTCGGTCGAAGAGGTGTGACGGCAGGGGCCCCTCGCGGGGCCCCTGCCTCCGCCCCCTACCTCACTTTTCCTAGAACTACCGAAGGGTTGCAGCCACCGTGCTCGACGTGAACTTCTTCGACCAGCTTCAGATCGGCCTGGCCACCGCGGACGACATCCGCACGTGGAGCCACGGCGAGGTCAAGAAGCCGGAGACCATCAACTACCGCACGCTCAAGCCCGAGCGTGACGGCCTCTTCTGCGAGAAGATCTTCGGTCCCACCCGGGACTGGGAGTGCTACTGCGGCAAGTACAAGCGCGTGCGCTTCAAGGGCATCATCTGCGAGCGCTGCGGCGTCGAGGTGACGCGTTCCAAGGTGCGCCGCGAGCGCATGGGCCACATCGAGCTCGCCGCTCCCGTGACCCACATCTGGTACTTCAAGGGCGTCCCCTCGCGCCTGGGCTACCTCCTCGACCTGGCGCCGAAGGACCTCGAGAAGGTCATCTACTTCGCCGCCTACATGATCACCTCGGTCGACGAGGACGCCCGCCACCGCGACATGGAGTCGCTGGAGAACAAGGTCGGCCTGGAGCGCGAGCGCCTCGAGAAGCGTCGCGACACCTCCGTGGAGGACCGCGCCAAGAAGCTCGAGGAGGACCTCGCCACCCTCGAGGCCGAGGGCGCCAAGGCCGACGCCAAGCGCAAGGTGCGCGACGGTGCCGACCGCGAGATGAACCAGCTCCGCGACCGTGCCAACCGCGAGATCGCGCGGCTGGAGGAGGTCTGGGACACGTTCAAGAACCTCAAGGTGCAGGACCTGCTCGGCGACGAGCTCCTCTACCGCGAGATGAAGACGTGGTTCGGCAAGTACTTCGAGGGCCACATGGGCGCCACGGCGATCCAGCGGCGCCTCCAGGACTTCGACATCGAGGCCGAGGTGGAGTCGCTGCGCGACACCATCGCCAACGGCAAGGGCCAGCGCAAGGTCCGCGCGCTCAAGCGCCTCAAGGTCGTCGACGCGTTCCGCAAGACCGGCAACCAGCCGATCGGCATGGTGCTCGACGCCGTCCCGGTGATCCCGCCGGACCTGCGCCCGATGGTCCAGCTCGACGGTGGCCGCTTCGCCACCTCCGACCTGAACGACCTCTACCGCCGCGTCATCAACCGCAACAACCGCCTCAAGCGACTGCTCGACCTCGGCGCGCCCGAGATCATCGTCAACAACGAGAAGCGGATGCTGCAGGAGGCCGTCGACAGCCTCTTCGACAACGGCCGTCGCGGTCGTCCCGTCACCGGCCCGGGCAACCGGCCGCTGAAGTCGCTGTCCGACATGCTCAAGGGCAAGCAGGGTCGCTTCCGCCAGAACCTGCTCGGCAAGCGCGTGGACTACTCGGGCCGTTCGGTCATCGTGTCCGGTCCGCAGCTCAAGCTGCACCAGTGCGGTCTGCCCAAGCAGATGGCGCTCGAGCTGTTCAAGCCGTTCGTGATGAAGCGCCTCGTCGACCTGTCGCACGCGCAGAACATCAAGTCCGCCAAGCGGATGGTCGAGCGTGCGCGCCCGGTCGTGTGGGACGTGCTCGAGGAGGTCATCACCGAGCACCCGGTGCTGCTCAACCGTGCACCCACCCTGCACCGCCTCGGCATCCAGGCCTTCGAGCCGCAGCTGATCGAGGGCAAGGCCATCCAGATCCACCCGCTCGTGTGCGGCGCGTTCAACGCCGACTTCGACGGTGACCAGATGGCCGTGCACCTCCCGCTGTCCGCGGAGGCGCAGGCCGAGGCCCGGATCCTGATGCTGTCGACGAACAACATCCTCAAGCCGTCGGACGGCCGTCCGGTGACCATGCCCTCGCAGGAC
Above is a genomic segment from Nocardioides okcheonensis containing:
- a CDS encoding MCE family protein encodes the protein MSPVLDRRTSGDLVKLLVFVLVTSLATGVLVVTIGNLGFGSSREYRAEFTDATGVTKGDDVRVAGVRVGTVGDVEIVDRSRALVTFDVDEGTQVNGGTFASIRYRNLVGQRYISLTQEVGDTARLPAGSTIPLSRTRPALDLTVLFNGFKPLFQALSPEDVNQLSFELIQVFQGEGGTLEGLLAHTASVTSTLADRDQVIGDLIDNLSLVLDHVADRDQQLTRLIQSFRTLVGGLKRDRNAILGSLEDVSALSVETASLVDGIREPLVRDIEQLRAVAGNIDENKAELDRALQVLPIKLNKIGRTAIYGSFFNFYLCEFQGRVNLPAGVSLPVKYQTGSDRCDLG
- a CDS encoding MCE family protein, whose protein sequence is MKPFRERNPVVVGAVSLVVLVLVVVAALRADDLPVIGGGETYHALFTEAGGLQVDDEVRIAGVRVGKVDDIALDGDRVRVTFKVQDAAAFGTDTGAAIKVKTVLGSMFLALEPAGGGQLAEGATIPAERTSSPFDVVDAFEGLASTSEKIDTDQLAESLTTLADLTRNTPEEFRGALGGLSRLSANVAAKDAQLNTLLQNLQRVSTVLDERDQDIIALMKDSDVLFRALVARRDAVHELLVSSTRLSRELTTLVRQSRADLAPALAHLENVVAVLNKNEDNIDSSLRLMAPFYRVFANTLGTGPWFDTWISNFPPVPQVG
- a CDS encoding MCE family protein — translated: MDLVRRLLVPLVVLGFVVASAVSFLGGETPRTVVAHFPRAISVYEGSDVRVLGVPVGTVTRVEPTGTDVTVTMTYDEDVRLPADARAVIVAPSVVGDRYVQLTPAYGGSGKVLADGAELSVEETAQPLELDQIYDSLDRLNVALGPRGANKSGALSDLLSVTADNFGGQGTTFRQTLSDFSRLTSTLSNNKEELFGSVRALEGFMQTLADNDQTVRRFNQSLADVSTMLDGERQELVAAVRNLSVALTEVKGFVEENKDSLTRNISGLNRVSKVLVRQRAALDEILHVAPGALNNLALTYNPQAGTLDQRANFGESLNQLNADPAAFLCGFVGQVDRSEQACDAITRLLDRSRPGALSGSGRIAAQDVFDPTLGGLVEVQR
- a CDS encoding MCE family protein → MRRLRRLGALAVGVALATVLAGCDASVYGLPLPGGPDVGDDPMTIEVEFADVLDLVPQSTVKVNDVSVGRVSEIDLEGYQALVTLELRRDVDLPDNAVAELRQTSLLGEKFVELSAPEQGASSNRLADGDVIEIDRSGRNPEVEEVLGALSLLLNGGGVAQLKTITQELNTALEGREDSARSVLRQLRTFTGQLDENKADIVDAIEQLNRLAIAAEKQLPTIDKALDELPSALDSIDRQRDDLVEMLGALDRLSSVAVDVIARSKGATITSLERLDPVLTQLAASGDDFTNAFNVFLTYPFVDEVVGRDPQVARNLHMGDYTNLSITLDVDLTTIPTTIPTTLPTEACIPLSQLPQDGPLPDTSKLCQDALDAINRCLEGLRKGDPSACLGLPGSVIEVVCQQYPVPGLCSTGGTPTPLPTLPTELPTTLPTLPTISPLPTISIPGLPRPGTYATSPPDPRRGPTVRELTESYDPALVSLLVPGLVTR
- a CDS encoding MCE family protein; the encoded protein is MITRRTKVQLLVFALITLVGVSFVGARYARLDRLLVDQDYSVVAHFADSGGAFAGAEVSYRGVRVGEVDRLELTDDGVDLVLDIDDEFADIPADAHALVGNRSAVGEQYVELQPQSDRGPYLRDGSEIARDRTATPIQTDTLLTHLDETVRSVDQEDLRTVTTELGLALGGAGQDLQTIIDSSNAFIAAADENFGVTVDLIRDSNTVLQGQVDSEGAFRRFARDLSSFTTTVAGRDQDLRDLIDDGSASANELRTFLEANEVDLGELINNLVTTGEVVVKHLDGIEQLLVIYPYVVEGGFTVVSKSPGSGLYDAHFGLVLQPNPPVCLEGYEGTDRRSPLDGSNAPMNERAGCTAAPTTNSRGAQNIQSPRPATGWGPADLAVDPDSGRMTTDPAAIRRLTGSRVPAPSTLGSDTWKWLYLEPLTGEGVTPGAGRR
- a CDS encoding J domain-containing protein gives rise to the protein MSDAPTWYDLLDVPRDASADAVRAAWKERTADLEPGDRRFDTLNRAARVLLDPAARSAYDASLPADEAEEGAPAHPLVEEGALAPVTRPLDDEAAPGRPGLVTRLRRSLRDGAGAPPQDGASTGGASSTGGAGVPGWLLAGLGVLAAVLVAAAAWTWTRADGGEGSTAARDAQVAAERAVVPVLSYDFRHLDEDQRAAQALMTGSYRQEYDKLFAVLRENAPQTRTAVSAEVVASGIVRATDDRAQVLVFVDRPTTNKLDAEPVVYKDQVTLSMQRVDGEWLVDDLLTSPVQG